One genomic segment of Odocoileus virginianus isolate 20LAN1187 ecotype Illinois chromosome 17, Ovbor_1.2, whole genome shotgun sequence includes these proteins:
- the LOC110121856 gene encoding keratin, type I microfibrillar 48 kDa, component 8C-1-like, translating to MSYNFCLPNLSFRSSCSSRPCVPSSCCGTTLPGACNIPANVGSCNWFCEGSFNGNEKETMQFLNDRLASYLEKVRQLERENAELESRILERSQQQEPLVCPNYQSYFQTIEELQQKILANKAENARLVVQIDNAKLAADDFRTKYQTELGLRQLVESDINGLRRILDELTLCKSDLEAQVESLKEELICLKSNHEQEVNTLRSQLGDRLNVEVDAAPTVDLNRVLNETRAQYEALVETNRRDVEEWYIRQTEELNKQVVSSSEQLQSCQAEIIELRRTVNALEVELQAQHNLRDSLENTLTETEARYSCQLAQVQGLIGNVESQLAEIRSDLERQNQEYQVLLDVRARLECEINTYRGLLDSEDCKLPCNPCATTNASSVGSCITNPCNPCGPRSRFGPC from the exons ATGTCTTACAACTTCTGCCTGCCCAACCTGAGCTTCCGCTCCAGCTGCTCCTCCAGGCCCTGCGTGCCTTCCAGCTGCTGTGGCACCACCCTGCCCGGGGCCTGCAACATCCCCGCCAATGTGGGCAGCTGCAACTGGTTCTGCGAGGGCTCCTTCAACGGCAACGAGAAGGAGACCATGCAGTTCCTGAACGACCGGCTGGCTAGCTACCTGGAGAAGGTGCGGCAGCTGGAGCGGGAGAACGCGGAGCTGGAGAGCCGCATCCTGGAGCGGAGCCAGCAGCAGGAGCCCCTTGTGTGCCCCAACTACCAGTCCTACTTCCAGACCATCGAGGAGCTCCAGCAGAAG ATCCTGGCCAACAAGGCAGAGAATGCCAGGCTGGTGGTGCAGATCGACAATGCCAAGCTGGCTGCAGACGACTTCAGGACCAA GTACCAGACGGAGCTGGGCTTGAGGCAGCTGGTGGAGTCAGACATCAATGGCCTGCGTAGGATCCTAGATGAGCTGACCCTGTGCAAGTCCGACCTGGAGGCCCAGGTGGAGTCCCTGAAGGAGGAGCTGATCTGCCTCAAGAGCAACCATGAGCAG GAAGTCAACACCCTGCGGAGCCAGCTGGGAGACCGCCTCAACGTGGAGGTGGACGCTGCCCCCACTGTGGACCTCAACCGTGTGCTCAACGAGACCAGGGCTCAGTATGAGGCCTTGGTGGAGACCAACCGCAGGGACGTGGAGGAATGGTACATCAGGCAG ACCGAGGAGCTGAACAAGCAGGTGGTGTCCAGCTCAGAGCAGCTGCAGTCCTGCCAGGCAGAGATCATCGAGCTGAGACGCACGGTCAATGCTCTGGAGGTGGAACTGCAGGCCCAGCACAACCTG AGAGACTCCCTGGAGAACACCCTGACGGAGACGGAGGCCCGCTACAGCTGCCAGCTGGCCCAGGTGCAGGGCCTGATCGGCAACGTGGAGTCACAGCTGGCGGAGATCAGGAGTGACCTGGAGCGGCAGAACCAGGAGTACCAGGTGCTGCTGGACGTGCGGGCCCGGCTGGAGTGTGAGATCAACACATACCGGGGGCTGCTGGACAGCGAGGACTGCAA GCTGCCCTGCAATCCCTGCGCCACCACCAACGCATCATCAGTTGGGTCCTGCATCACCAATCCCTGCAACCCCTGTGGCCCACGCTCCCGCTTTGGGCCCTGCTAG